A stretch of Helicobacter pylori oki112 DNA encodes these proteins:
- a CDS encoding PDZ domain-containing protein, which yields MLHKALIVLLVFLNGLGAYDFKHCQAFFKKASLQKGGVALKELPKGVYLYYSKTYPKHAKVIKSDPFVGLYLLQSVPSEYVYTLRDLDKDALIRPMASIGTNQATETRLLVGQKGYDRYAQISQKIQKNGVISNICYQMLGLGVGGNGFIETKFIKRFLNQQEPYYGDIGVRLEEHHKRLVVAQFDPFFPKNPFLKNDEILAINHQKIHSLAEFEWVVSNLKYQSLVKVEIKRNHKIKEVTLKVNKRYGGFLLKDTFLERYGIALDERFIITKIGTHLPKGLDFLKLGDRILWVNHKSVSFNPKALREALSAPKIELLVWRQGFEFYIKVR from the coding sequence GCCTTCAAAAAGGGGGCGTGGCTTTAAAAGAATTGCCTAAAGGCGTGTATTTATATTATTCCAAAACCTACCCTAAACACGCCAAAGTCATCAAATCCGATCCTTTTGTGGGGCTATATTTGTTGCAAAGCGTGCCAAGCGAGTATGTTTATACCTTAAGGGATTTAGACAAAGACGCCCTGATAAGGCCAATGGCTAGTATAGGGACTAATCAAGCCACAGAAACGCGATTATTGGTGGGGCAAAAAGGTTATGACCGCTACGCTCAAATTTCACAAAAGATTCAAAAAAATGGCGTTATCAGCAATATTTGCTATCAAATGCTAGGGCTAGGGGTAGGGGGGAATGGCTTTATAGAAACGAAATTTATCAAGCGCTTTTTAAACCAGCAAGAGCCTTATTATGGGGATATTGGGGTGCGTTTAGAAGAACATCACAAGCGTTTAGTGGTAGCGCAATTTGATCCCTTTTTCCCTAAAAACCCTTTTTTAAAAAACGATGAAATCCTAGCGATCAACCATCAAAAGATCCACTCGTTAGCGGAGTTTGAATGGGTGGTGAGCAATCTTAAATACCAAAGCCTTGTAAAAGTGGAAATCAAACGGAACCATAAAATCAAAGAAGTAACGCTCAAAGTCAATAAGCGTTATGGGGGGTTTTTACTCAAAGACACTTTTTTAGAGCGCTATGGCATCGCTTTAGACGAGCGTTTTATCATCACTAAAATAGGCACTCATTTGCCCAAAGGCTTGGATTTTTTAAAGCTTGGGGATAGGATTTTATGGGTGAATCATAAAAGCGTTTCGTTCAACCCGAAAGCTTTAAGAGAAGCGTTAAGCGCGCCTAAAATTGAATTATTAGTCTGGCGTCAAGGCTTTGAATTTTACATTAAAGTCCGTTGA